ATGGCCAATCTAAGAGCAGAGAAGAATGAAAAAGTGGAGAGACCATCTCTTTCTGTCACAAATCCACATACTGTGAACCAGTCCACTCACTACCTTAAACAGTGTAAGACTGTATTTATAAATCCAGTTTTTCCAGATGGATTTAGGACAGGACAGAATGCCCCCAGAAAAGGAAATCTCGTCCAGAACATAGAGAAAACATGTTCCTCTGTTGATGCAGCAACTATTACTTCTCAACAGTGTGTTTTCAGAGACCAAGAATCACAGGTAATTTTCCATGTCAGGGTGCTCTTTTTATAGATATGTGTAGAAACTATTTCTTAATTCTCAAAATTATCTGATACCTGTCTCCTACACACATTTCCCATCACACATGCTTAAAGTTTTCATCTGAATAAATATTTGAGGAGTACAAGTGGTAGAGCCTAAGCAatatctttctctttcattatttAGCTCACCAAATCCATAAGACAAAGTCAATCACAGAACAATGTTCAGAAGAGTTGGAGAGTGATAGGTCTTCAAAGATGAGTAAAATTATGTGACTATGAGTACATGTGTATACTGTATATAAGAGACagggtttaaaatattttcttgctttgtttttggtgatgatcatgagaaaaaaaatacaattttttaagtgTCATGAAAAGGATGAAGTAGAAGTCATCAGAGCCTTTCAGCCAAATAAGATTTTATCCATATCTTTGGGTATTCATGCCTTAAACTTAAGACATAGcaggagtttgttttgttttgttgttttaagacaagtgtgtttcttccagcctttctttctGTTGACTCTAATTGAATAATATATCTGTCAGCCACCATTCTCTTCTTAAAATACATGTGTAGCCACTTTCCTTGCTTACTTAAATAATGACTTAATGTTGGTGGCTGTCCCCTTCAGTACAGAAATCATTGAATTTTAAATACAAGGAGGTAAATTGTAATATAAGCAAGATGGGTTGAAGACATTAGACTTTTCCAAAAAACTACAGTCTTTGTACAAATTTTActgtaatttgttttgttttgtcttcctttgttttttagtgtctcaatatgtagctgaggctggccctgAGTACCTGGCTTACAGGGTACCATGCCCAGCCTAGATTATTTTAAAGTTGTTGTCATACCTAGCATCACCTTATTTACTTGAGAACAGACCTTTTGTTACTATTCTGTACaataaattaaagatttattttgtgaatattttaagTTTGTATTTATTCAAATTCAGTTGATTGGATGCATGGTAAATATAATTGTAATGCAGATGTTTTAAAGCATGAACTGGTCTCTTGTGGAAGATTAGAAAATTGATTATTTGCTAGCCCTTTAAATAATCCAAGGAATTAGCAATATCGTGTTCTCTTTTTTCTCGTTTCCAGACCCAGTATGAGATGGcatcaatattaaaaaaagatattcaaCAAAGAAGTAGCAAGAAATATTCTCAAGGAAGCCATACTAAGGCATCATATCTGAAGAATGATGCTGAATATAAAAAGTTATTTGGTCTCACTAAAGATTTGAGAGTATGTCTTACTCGAATTCCTGACCATCTGGTCTCTAAAAAAGGTTTTGATTCCTTTAACAGTTTGGTGAAAAGTAGTTCTTACAAAGATACAGACTTTGtggtgaaggaagaagaaaaaacacaggtaacaatttttaaagtatatggcATTTTTGTATGTGTGACAAACATGGCtataattatcttttatttggttttcagtGAACTTTAGATTGAGTGATGATTTTTGCCAAATTTGCAGATATCTCACATTAAATAATGATAGATTTTACACAcagattaaaaatatattcctGGTTAATTTGAGTTCTAAGTATTTTTTAGTCAACTTCTTTTTTTCCGTTTGTAATGTAAGAAAATAGTCAAAAACTTTACAAATAGTTatcttattttaaagaattacttaAAGGAGGTAAGTGTAGGGGAAAATATAATAAGCATAATATTCATTGGAGAATTAACACATTTTAAACAGCTCATATAGTCAATAATGTACATCACTATAGTTATGCTTAGACATTATAATCTAGTATTCTGATCTTCAACCTTTTTAACTTTCTTAAGGAAAAGTTTCTCCATGTGCCTACTttgcaaatgaaatgaaaaacttGGTACTTCTTAGTTATAGTTTCATTTCAGTGATGGGACAGCATGGCTTATAAAACCCAGTTTAAGCCAGAAAGTGTAAATAAGCCAGCTTGTTCTCCAGGACAATGATTGTGACTTTTCATTTTGCTACCACTTAGTAGAATTCAGTTTATACTATAGTTGCCCCCACTGAAATTTGTGGAGTCAAATTTAATTGCTATTATTTGCGTGCCAGCTTTGATTTGGGAGCATGTAGCAtagtaataacattttttttttcttattcaacaTTGCAACAGAGttcctttaagaaaagaaaagcaaaaaccatgAAGAAGATGGATTacacaaaaaggagaaaaactgaGAATGCTGGTGACACGGTCATGAACATCATGAATGGAACTGATGTTGCTAGTTCCCAGCTCCTTAGTAGTATTTTACCAACATCAGACCTATCACAACATCACAGTGTCACAAGCCATAGTACAACCAGGGAAGACAAGAGAACTGAGGCAGAAGACTGTTCTCATGAGAAGCAGGACAAAGGCACATTAAGCACATCTTTTGaacaaagtaattattttaataaaaactataCTGAAGATATTTTTCCAGTGACACCACCAGAACTAGAAGAAACGATAAGAGATGAAAAAATAAGAAGACTTAAGCAAattctaagagaaaaagaagcagctCTTGAAGAATTGCGTAGGAAGATGCACCAGAAACAATAAAATGTGAATGGGTTATACACTTAGATTACTACAGTAGTCCCCTCCTACTTGTAATGGATCCCCAGTGGATACCTGAAACTGGAGGTGATACCAGATCTTTTAATAAAACCACTATAAAGTCATGACATTTGATACCAACTAAGTGTCTACTTAAATAACAGGCAagttatatacaatataaatatactGAATGAAGAGGATAATTAATGTCCTCAACAGAACACTGAAATTTTTGTCATGCTACTCAGAAagataatttaaaagttaaaaattcatTCTCGAGTTTCTCATCTATACTTAAGACAGCTGTGTATGATGAGGACTAAAACCAAAAGCAACTACAAGTTATAAGGGACTGCTCTGTTACTTGTAAAGGTGCTCTGAAAGTGTCTTTGTATATGAAACTTGAATTCCAAAAAGGTTTGTGTCATATGACTTGTCAATAATCTACATAAAGTATTTTGACTTGCTTGTTTTAGAAGAAAAGTTTGGGTATTTTTCTGTGAAATGCAATTCTTCaaattttgcattttgtataAGGTTTCTGTTAATGTTTTAAGCTAAATTCCTCAGGTCTTACCCTAAGAATATTGTGTACTAAAATTCTACAATCCAAGATATAAAGTCAGCTGTAAGCATACCTTTACCATTGAGTTTATATGTGAACTGTCTTGGTCTTCTTACCCATAAAAATTATACAAACAatttgctgttatttttatttcatcaatAAAATCTATTATAGTAAACATATTGAAATTTTTTCAATGCAAAGGCATATGTTTTTTGCATGTCTACAATATTGCATTCCTGAAGAATGGTTTGAAATTTAGGCTATTTGGtgatatactttattttttgatttaaaaattgtcTTACAAATATGTAATTTATGGAGAGctcactcagcagttaagagcacttgctgtttttccagaggacttaaGCTCAGTTCTCAACTCCCACATGTGGTGGCTCATAAACACCTGTAACTTGAGCTCCAGAGGACTGAATGCCAGCTTCTGACCTCTAGCATTTACATAcatatggtatacacacacaaaaattctatatttttaaattatatgttacttagcttcttttgtggtatatgtatatacatgtattgcATAGATTATCTGAAAAGTAAATCTGGACTGTAGTCACATGTGAAACTTTTTTCCAACGATAGTTTTTCTTTAGAAGCGTCCATTTTCTCTGGTTAATCTTTGATTTGGGATAGCTTGAGAGTATAGTGAACAGCTGGAGCTGACTAGCAAGACTAGCAAATTAAACCATTAAATATCTAGAAATATGATCCAGAAAACTGTAGAAACAACAAGGAAAAAATTGTAAAGCAAAGTATTAAATAGTAATAAAACATCAATTAGATTCTGCTTTTTGTAGTAATCATTTTATTGAAGTATAATTTGCCTACCATAAAATTTTCCTTTAAGTTATGCTCAGAAGGGTAAAAGCATCAATAATTTCAGAACACTTGCCATACCCCCATTTAAATCCTGTAACCATTAGCTGTCACCCCATTCTTTATCATCACATATACAACATCATGCTTCAGTAGAAATTGCCATTTGTGAGCATTTCTTGTACATGGAATCATATAGTatattttttgtgattttttttcattttcccaaTCACATGAGATTTATTCATATCATATATTAGTACTTTGCATTTTATTGCTCAGCAATATTCTATCTTATGGAACCTCAGTATCTGGAAGGTTTGTTCCTGAATACACCAAGAATATCAAGATCCATCTATGTTGAAGTCTAACACATAAAAATAGATCAACATTTACATATAAACTCACCACATATAATCTAAATATTAagtattaaattaatattaaatatttctagaTAAACTGTAATGTAGattgaattgttttatttaagaaataagtGCAGACATTTCCAACAGTTTCAGCATATGTTTGATTGTAGAAATTATAGATCAAAATGGACCAATACCCATCCATCTGATATGTACATTTGGATTGTTCCCACTGGGGGATACTAAAAATGTTCCTATGAATGTATAGAAGCTTCAGCGAACatatgttttgattttcttgagTGTACACTTAGCTGTATAATTTCCCACCACAGTAactgtgtttattattttgaggACCTACCAATCTATTCTAGTTGGATTTTGTTCTTCTACTCATCTAAACAGGTCTTGTAAAGGCTACCAGTTACATGTTTTTCCATTCTCTGGTTATTGTTAGTCAAATTTAATTTCATGATTTATTATGTTCCTTTGGTTAAAGTTTTAGCACATTTTATTAAAGGTACAGTGCTTTAGGTTGTAGAGAATACAGCAAGTAAAAATACTAATTCACTCCCATTGAGAGTTCACCAAAAacacttttttgcttttttactgcctccatatatgtatattttttttatcagaatGGGGCTCTTGCTTAGACTGTTTATATCATGTTTTTAATGTCAAGCTTTGTgggtgagcttttttttttttttttttttttttttttttttttgagacaaggtttcactgtgtaatcCCAGTCTCAAAACTAAGTAACTTCTGCCTCTGGCCCCCAAATGATTACAGGCATCTACTACCCTGCTTGACAACTTTCAGATTTTTCAGTAGATTCTAATGTACATTGCCAAACCTCACTTCTTTTTGGTTCTATCATTTAGAGCTGTAGATCCAAAATGGTATAAAGTCTAGGACTGTGCATGTTATGTGGCTTTTAACCTCTATAGAGTTCTTTTAATTCAGTGTATGTTTTAATTTGGTACAAAGATAACCCAGATGTGGCTTTTTCCCCTTtgatattaaatacatattttacttCAGAAGACAACAATTTGGCCTCAGTATATGACTGATTCTGTCTCCTTGATGATTCCTTCTCTTCCCAATCTATTATTCTGTGTGCCTCAGTCTCTCTGTTTGCTTCTCTGCTTCTACCTACTCATTTTCTTGGTGACCTCATCCAAGTTCACAAATCTGCTCATACCAGATA
Above is a genomic segment from Arvicanthis niloticus isolate mArvNil1 chromosome 4, mArvNil1.pat.X, whole genome shotgun sequence containing:
- the Lrif1 gene encoding ligand-dependent nuclear receptor-interacting factor 1 isoform X4, with the protein product MASILKKDIQQRSSKKYSQGSHTKASYLKNDAEYKKLFGLTKDLRVCLTRIPDHLVSKKGFDSFNSLVKSSSYKDTDFVVKEEEKTQSSFKKRKAKTMKKMDYTKRRKTENAGDTVMNIMNGTDVASSQLLSSILPTSDLSQHHSVTSHSTTREDKRTEAEDCSHEKQDKGTLSTSFEQSNYFNKNYTEDIFPVTPPELEETIRDEKIRRLKQILREKEAALEELRRKMHQKQ
- the Lrif1 gene encoding ligand-dependent nuclear receptor-interacting factor 1 isoform X3; translated protein: MAGGTRARSRANKARPTQYEMASILKKDIQQRSSKKYSQGSHTKASYLKNDAEYKKLFGLTKDLRVCLTRIPDHLVSKKGFDSFNSLVKSSSYKDTDFVVKEEEKTQSSFKKRKAKTMKKMDYTKRRKTENAGDTVMNIMNGTDVASSQLLSSILPTSDLSQHHSVTSHSTTREDKRTEAEDCSHEKQDKGTLSTSFEQSNYFNKNYTEDIFPVTPPELEETIRDEKIRRLKQILREKEAALEELRRKMHQKQ